A single region of the Acetivibrio cellulolyticus CD2 genome encodes:
- a CDS encoding IS1634 family transposase produces KFIVCTDAGLASTANRKFNNIQNRAFITTQSIKKLKAHLREWALDTKGWYLTGSKKVYDITELDEKADMDKIFYKQRWLSEDGLEQNLVVTFSLKYKNYQQTIRNRQVERAEKVIKTNPKKLKKCNANDYKRFISKSYCTSDGELADKELIGIDTNLITKEAAFDGFYAVCTNLEDDASAIIKVNRRRWEIEESFRIMKSEFKARPVYLQRDDRIKAHFTTCFISLMIYRLLEKKLSEKYTCGEIISGLRSMNFIEIKGEGYVPTYTRTDFTDDLHEKFGFRTDYQIVNMRQLKKIFKDTKN; encoded by the coding sequence AAAATTTATTGTTTGCACAGATGCTGGTCTTGCATCTACTGCTAACCGTAAATTCAACAATATACAAAACCGTGCTTTCATCACTACACAGTCCATTAAAAAGTTGAAAGCTCATTTGAGGGAATGGGCTTTAGATACAAAAGGATGGTATCTTACCGGTTCTAAAAAGGTTTATGACATTACTGAACTTGATGAAAAAGCTGATATGGATAAGATTTTTTACAAGCAGCGTTGGCTCAGCGAAGATGGCTTAGAGCAAAATCTTGTTGTGACCTTCTCGCTTAAATACAAAAATTATCAGCAGACTATCCGAAATCGTCAAGTAGAGCGAGCAGAGAAAGTTATTAAAACAAATCCTAAAAAGCTTAAAAAATGTAATGCCAATGATTACAAACGCTTTATCTCAAAGTCCTACTGTACATCCGATGGAGAATTAGCTGATAAAGAATTAATCGGTATTGATACAAATCTAATTACAAAAGAGGCTGCTTTTGATGGTTTCTACGCGGTATGCACCAATCTCGAAGATGACGCCTCAGCTATTATTAAAGTTAATAGAAGACGTTGGGAAATTGAAGAGTCCTTCCGTATTATGAAGTCAGAGTTTAAGGCAAGACCCGTTTATTTGCAGAGGGATGATAGAATTAAGGCACATTTTACGACTTGCTTCATTTCGCTAATGATATACAGGCTGTTAGAGAAAAAGCTTTCGGAAAAATATACCTGTGGAGAGATAATATCTGGGCTAAGAAGTATGAATTTTATTGAAATCAAAGGCGAAGGTTATGTTCCGACGTACACAAGAACGGATTTCACCGATGATTTACATGAAAAATTTGGTTTCCGAACAGACTATCAAATCGTTAACATGAGACAACTTAAAAAAATTTTTAAAGACACAAAAAACTAA
- a CDS encoding cellulose binding domain-containing protein: DTKVITIGKKVSASATQNTYVAAPYNKAYLTFEPGSVSEDIVVTIDSIKLADTQVQYNPDMPMPIGPLYSMKKTPENVEFNDNHHPKLTINFTENELIGIDPGMLSVYHVKDNGEIEAVTVTNIDTNATDLMGNKIVKIECDVPGFSSYMIVPKIGIPEFDTPIDSIVSSSVVTLNGKAEAGTTVTIYNGQAKAGETKADQSGRFSIQISLAEGINNITATETRWLNGNAFTGASTQAVYIELDTYAPEVKSLMVSPSVITPDNDGIDDYTNISFALSEEVHVFVSIIDVNGNTVKVLENGIKKPAGAYSVNWDGKDSNTRIVNNGTYDIFIKIVDMLGNVGVEKTQIIVGDLIPPVLTIPQDMTVEANAILSTVDIGTATATDKSSVTITNDAPVGFPLGTTIVTWIATDANGNKATATQKITVVDTTSPVLLIPADIIADANGITSIISLGDANATDIFPVTITNDAPGTFPDGITFVTWTATDANGNVTTAVQKVTVIERLRVEMWNVHRDALSSNVSPRFIITNKGTTPVDLSGLKIRYCYTIDQEKTQNFWCDYATVGEYNINHNFVKIGTPSNSADYYLEVGFKTGSGTLEPGAFTEVVVRFATPDWSIYNQLNDYSFNGVSTSYGEWDKVNVYQNNSLIWGVEP; encoded by the coding sequence GATACAAAAGTAATTACAATAGGCAAAAAGGTAAGTGCTTCAGCAACACAGAATACCTATGTTGCTGCCCCATACAACAAGGCATATCTTACTTTTGAACCTGGTTCTGTTAGTGAAGATATTGTTGTTACTATTGATTCGATAAAACTTGCAGATACACAAGTTCAATATAATCCTGATATGCCGATGCCTATAGGGCCACTTTACAGCATGAAGAAGACTCCTGAAAATGTTGAGTTCAATGATAACCACCATCCGAAACTTACTATTAACTTTACAGAAAATGAATTGATCGGAATTGATCCGGGTATGCTTTCGGTATATCATGTAAAAGATAATGGAGAAATAGAAGCTGTTACAGTTACAAATATTGATACCAATGCAACAGACCTTATGGGAAATAAAATTGTAAAAATTGAATGTGATGTTCCTGGATTCTCAAGCTATATGATAGTGCCTAAAATAGGAATTCCCGAGTTTGACACTCCTATAGACAGTATTGTATCAAGCTCTGTTGTAACACTAAACGGTAAAGCAGAGGCAGGTACAACTGTGACAATTTACAACGGTCAGGCAAAAGCGGGTGAAACAAAAGCAGATCAAAGCGGCAGATTTAGTATACAAATCTCACTTGCAGAAGGAATTAATAATATTACGGCTACAGAGACAAGATGGCTTAATGGCAATGCATTTACTGGTGCAAGTACTCAGGCTGTGTATATTGAATTGGACACATACGCACCGGAAGTTAAGAGCCTTATGGTTTCACCATCTGTAATAACACCTGATAATGACGGAATAGACGACTATACTAATATTTCTTTTGCGTTATCCGAAGAAGTTCATGTATTTGTAAGCATAATCGATGTAAATGGAAACACCGTAAAAGTATTGGAAAATGGTATTAAAAAACCCGCCGGAGCTTACAGTGTAAACTGGGATGGAAAAGACAGTAATACCAGAATTGTAAATAACGGAACATATGATATTTTTATTAAAATTGTCGATATGCTTGGAAATGTAGGAGTAGAAAAAACTCAAATAATTGTCGGGGACTTGATCCCACCTGTACTGACTATACCTCAGGATATGACAGTTGAAGCGAATGCAATACTTTCAACTGTTGATATCGGTACAGCCACAGCTACAGATAAAAGCAGCGTAACAATTACCAACGATGCACCTGTTGGATTCCCTCTAGGAACTACTATAGTTACATGGATAGCGACTGATGCAAACGGCAATAAAGCGACGGCAACACAGAAGATAACTGTGGTAGATACTACCAGTCCTGTATTGCTGATACCGGCAGACATTATTGCTGATGCAAATGGAATAACCAGCATAATTAGTCTTGGAGATGCAAATGCAACAGATATTTTCCCTGTAACAATAACAAACGATGCTCCGGGAACATTCCCTGATGGAATTACATTTGTGACATGGACAGCAACAGATGCAAATGGAAATGTTACAACAGCTGTTCAAAAAGTAACAGTCATCGAAAGGTTACGGGTTGAAATGTGGAATGTCCATAGAGATGCGCTTTCAAGCAATGTTTCCCCTAGGTTTATTATTACTAATAAGGGGACGACACCGGTTGATCTTTCTGGATTAAAGATAAGGTACTGCTATACAATAGATCAGGAAAAAACTCAGAATTTCTGGTGTGACTATGCAACTGTGGGGGAATACAACATTAATCACAATTTTGTGAAAATCGGCACACCTTCAAATTCTGCAGACTATTACCTTGAAGTAGGGTTTAAGACAGGTAGCGGAACTTTGGAGCCGGGAGCATTCACGGAAGTAGTAGTCAGATTTGCAACTCCTGATTGGTCAATATATAATCAATTAAATGATTACTCCTTTAACGGTGTATCAACAAGTTATGGTGAATGGGATAAGGTAAATGTTTATCAAAATAACAGCTTGATTTGGGGAGTAGAACCGTAA
- a CDS encoding IS1634 family transposase yields MRLKISRSKNSASLYIIKSTWINGIHSTKIVEKLGTYADLQKQLNGQDPIEWANKYIEELNQKEKEEKREVLVKYSPAKQIVKDEQRFFNGGYLFLQQIYHSLGLHKICKVVSDRHKFSFNLNSILSRLVYGRIIFPSSKLATCELSKDFLEQPDFELQHVYRALEVISDETDYIQSELYKNSLGICSRNKGILYYDCTNYFFEIEQEEGLKQYGVSKEHRPNPIVQMGLFMDGDGLPLAFCINKGNSNEQTTLKPLEQKIISDFGLSKFIVCTDAGLASTANRKFNNIQNRAFITTQSIKKLKAHLREWALDTKGWYLTGSKKVYDITELDEKADMDKIFYKQRWLSEDGLEQNLVVTFSLKYKNYQQTIRNRQVERAEKVIKTNPKKLKKCNANDYKRFISKSYCTSDGELADKELIGIDTNLITKEAAFDGFYAVCTNLEDDASAIIKVNRRRWEIEESFRIMKSEFKARPVYLQRDDRIKAHFTTCFISLMIYRLLEKKLSEKYTCGEIISGLRSMNFIEIKGEGYVPTYTRTDFTDDLHEKFGFRTDYQIVNMRQLKKIFKDTKN; encoded by the coding sequence ATGAGACTTAAAATATCACGTTCTAAGAATTCTGCATCTCTTTATATAATTAAATCAACTTGGATTAATGGTATCCATTCTACTAAAATAGTTGAAAAATTGGGGACCTATGCTGATTTACAGAAGCAACTAAACGGTCAGGATCCTATTGAATGGGCAAACAAATATATTGAAGAACTTAATCAGAAAGAAAAAGAAGAAAAACGAGAAGTGTTAGTTAAATACTCTCCTGCGAAACAAATTGTAAAGGACGAACAGCGTTTTTTTAATGGCGGTTATCTATTCCTTCAGCAAATTTATCACTCTCTTGGCTTGCACAAAATTTGTAAGGTAGTTTCTGATAGGCATAAATTTTCCTTTAACCTGAATTCTATTCTTTCCAGATTAGTCTATGGAAGAATAATTTTCCCGTCTTCCAAACTTGCTACTTGTGAATTATCAAAAGACTTTTTGGAACAACCAGACTTTGAGCTCCAGCATGTTTACAGAGCTTTGGAGGTTATTTCAGATGAAACGGACTATATACAGTCGGAGTTATATAAGAACAGTCTCGGTATTTGTAGCCGCAACAAAGGAATTCTCTATTATGATTGCACAAACTACTTCTTTGAAATTGAGCAGGAAGAGGGTCTTAAACAGTATGGCGTATCAAAAGAGCACAGGCCAAACCCAATTGTTCAGATGGGGCTTTTTATGGATGGTGACGGCTTACCCCTTGCATTTTGCATTAACAAAGGAAATAGCAATGAGCAAACCACATTGAAGCCTCTAGAGCAAAAAATCATTTCTGATTTCGGTCTTTCAAAATTTATTGTTTGCACAGATGCTGGTCTTGCATCTACTGCTAACCGTAAATTCAACAATATACAAAACCGTGCTTTCATCACTACACAGTCCATTAAAAAGTTGAAAGCTCATTTGAGGGAATGGGCTTTAGATACAAAAGGATGGTATCTTACCGGTTCTAAAAAGGTTTATGACATTACTGAACTTGATGAAAAAGCTGATATGGATAAGATTTTTTACAAGCAGCGCTGGCTCAGCGAAGATGGCTTAGAGCAAAATCTTGTTGTGACCTTCTCGCTTAAATACAAAAATTATCAGCAGACTATCCGAAATCGTCAAGTAGAGCGAGCAGAGAAAGTTATTAAAACAAATCCTAAAAAGCTTAAAAAATGTAATGCCAATGATTACAAACGCTTTATCTCAAAGTCCTACTGTACATCCGATGGAGAATTAGCTGATAAAGAATTAATCGGTATTGATACAAATCTAATTACAAAAGAGGCTGCTTTTGATGGTTTCTACGCGGTATGCACCAATCTCGAAGATGACGCCTCAGCTATTATTAAAGTTAATAGAAGACGTTGGGAAATTGAAGAGTCCTTCCGTATTATGAAGTCAGAGTTTAAGGCAAGACCCGTTTATTTGCAGAGGGATGATAGAATTAAGGCACATTTTACGACTTGCTTCATTTCGCTAATGATATACAGGCTGTTAGAGAAAAAGCTTTCGGAAAAATATACCTGTGGAGAGATAATATCTGGGCTAAGAAGTATGAATTTTATTGAAATCAAAGGCGAAGGTTATGTTCCGACGTACACAAGAACGGATTTCACCGATGATTTACATGAAAAATTTGGTTTCCGAACAGACTATCAAATCGTTAACATGAGACAACTTAAAAAAATTTTTAAAGACACAAAAAACTAA
- a CDS encoding cellulase family glycosylhydrolase has product MKRKLSVGLVVLVLVMTVVSSLNFQALYADTPQTFVGYHGQLKVQGNQIVDARDQVITLRGMSLYAWNTNGLQFYNETTVKRLVEEWKCTVIRIPILPKQVSSQESLVKKVVDACIANGVYAIIDWHSMTGANAEACSDFMKRMATAYGNTPNVMYETWNEPESKDTWSNVKTYHQNVITAIRSIDTDNIIICGTPQWAQKPQEAAADPITTSTNIAYSMHFYAATHKQWLRDDTTTALNKGIAIFASEYGTGAADGNGSLDAASTQEWWNYMDANNIGSANWSISALSETTAAFNSGTSGTDWNDSNLKPSGILVKNYLVKMNTPLWDEINNVQPTSMPTPTGTLIVKGDIDENGSFNSIDFGYLRTHLLGSKTLSETQLKAADVDGNSAVNSIDFGIMRQVLLGIKAGF; this is encoded by the coding sequence ATGAAAAGAAAGCTATCAGTTGGTCTAGTTGTTTTGGTCCTAGTGATGACAGTGGTATCGTCATTAAACTTCCAGGCTTTGTATGCAGATACTCCGCAGACGTTTGTAGGCTACCATGGGCAGCTTAAGGTTCAAGGTAACCAAATTGTCGATGCCAGAGATCAGGTAATTACTTTGCGTGGTATGTCGTTGTATGCATGGAATACAAACGGACTTCAATTCTACAATGAAACAACAGTTAAACGCCTTGTAGAGGAATGGAAATGTACGGTTATACGTATTCCGATTCTCCCAAAACAGGTCTCATCTCAGGAAAGTTTGGTAAAAAAGGTTGTTGATGCTTGTATAGCCAATGGGGTATATGCCATTATTGATTGGCACTCAATGACTGGCGCTAATGCAGAAGCATGCTCAGACTTCATGAAGAGGATGGCAACTGCTTACGGAAATACTCCCAATGTTATGTATGAAACTTGGAATGAACCGGAGAGCAAGGATACCTGGTCAAATGTTAAGACTTACCATCAAAATGTAATAACAGCTATTAGATCTATTGATACAGATAATATCATTATATGCGGTACTCCACAATGGGCTCAAAAGCCACAGGAGGCAGCTGCAGATCCAATAACTACTTCCACCAATATTGCTTATTCAATGCATTTTTATGCTGCAACGCATAAGCAATGGTTGCGTGATGATACTACGACAGCATTGAACAAAGGGATTGCTATCTTTGCCTCAGAGTATGGTACAGGTGCAGCAGACGGCAATGGTTCTTTGGATGCTGCATCAACACAAGAATGGTGGAACTACATGGATGCTAACAACATTGGTTCCGCTAACTGGTCGATATCGGCACTTAGTGAAACAACTGCTGCATTTAATTCCGGCACAAGCGGGACGGACTGGAATGATTCTAACTTAAAACCATCCGGTATTTTAGTAAAAAATTATCTTGTAAAGATGAATACTCCTTTATGGGATGAAATAAATAATGTACAGCCGACCAGTATGCCTACACCAACTGGAACTCTGATTGTTAAGGGGGATATTGATGAGAACGGAAGCTTTAACTCAATAGATTTTGGTTATCTGAGAACACACTTGTTGGGTTCGAAAACTTTGTCAGAAACCCAACTCAAAGCTGCTGATGTTGATGGCAACAGTGCAGTTAATTCAATTGACTTTGGAATTATGAGACAGGTACTGCTTGGAATTAAAGCTGGTTTTTAA
- a CDS encoding rhomboid family intramembrane serine protease: MENDFIPIKDSDKGEFIIDEKYSILKKVTGNKIKLLEIYNSDLLSTEDIKSMLLSYPYEIDESKTKNIDIFYIKVFIFSEMPPETIMSIFKNAYDERTRKKNNFACMALCQKKRTIFFSKGIVYPNHMIYDVFANCFDVDDKNAEFDIIKILAENEARNKPQIIVENEGINTLDTFSFKIVYFYIMVFMAISLINIFTSGYIKFFDSNTLFLIVNSVFLLTIGILVEYNFGNRKVIAIMLVGGIFSTIFLGYFIVYSFIIPLIGALMYMRYRIPETLDKAKFTKPILLLYLLFIVSYNLFAGNVFYLIPITGIIPGFCVSGILGFDSDIADSKIKKKLYTILLICVLVLCFKVFLCSKQPFGRLF; encoded by the coding sequence GTGGAAAACGATTTTATTCCAATAAAAGATAGCGATAAAGGTGAATTTATAATTGACGAAAAGTATAGCATTCTAAAGAAGGTTACAGGTAATAAAATAAAACTGCTTGAGATTTATAACAGTGATTTACTATCTACTGAAGATATAAAATCAATGTTGCTCTCTTATCCATACGAAATCGATGAATCAAAGACTAAAAATATCGATATATTCTATATAAAAGTATTCATCTTTTCTGAAATGCCGCCTGAAACAATAATGAGTATTTTTAAAAATGCATATGATGAGAGAACTAGAAAAAAAAACAATTTTGCATGCATGGCCTTATGTCAGAAAAAGAGGACTATATTCTTTTCCAAAGGAATTGTATATCCTAATCATATGATATACGATGTTTTTGCTAATTGCTTTGATGTGGATGATAAAAACGCTGAATTTGATATTATAAAGATATTAGCAGAAAATGAGGCTAGAAATAAACCGCAAATTATCGTTGAAAATGAAGGAATAAATACACTTGATACTTTTTCTTTCAAGATAGTATATTTTTATATTATGGTTTTTATGGCGATAAGCCTTATTAATATTTTTACTAGTGGTTATATTAAATTTTTTGACAGCAATACGTTATTTTTAATAGTCAATTCGGTCTTTCTATTAACCATAGGAATTTTGGTGGAGTACAATTTCGGAAACAGAAAAGTGATAGCAATAATGCTGGTTGGAGGAATTTTTAGCACTATCTTCCTCGGTTATTTCATTGTTTATTCCTTTATTATTCCTCTCATTGGAGCTTTAATGTATATGAGATATAGAATTCCCGAGACACTTGATAAGGCAAAATTTACAAAACCTATTCTTTTATTATATCTTTTATTTATAGTCAGTTATAATCTATTCGCTGGAAACGTTTTTTATTTAATTCCAATAACGGGAATAATCCCAGGCTTTTGCGTTTCCGGCATTTTAGGTTTCGATAGCGATATCGCAGACTCTAAAATAAAAAAGAAACTTTACACTATTCTTTTGATTTGTGTTTTGGTATTGTGTTTTAAAGTATTTCTCTGCAGCAAACAGCCCTTCGGTAGACTTTTTTGA
- a CDS encoding GntR family transcriptional regulator, with amino-acid sequence MINIDARSSKPIFEQVVDKIKESIIIGGLKPGEKMPSIRELSKMLTINPNTVSKAYAELERQRLIETISGKGTFVSANYKPKVDEDRLQKLLGVLRDAVIEAHYMGIDKNKITEIINGIYNDIER; translated from the coding sequence ATGATTAATATTGATGCAAGGAGTAGTAAACCTATATTTGAACAAGTAGTTGACAAAATTAAAGAAAGTATAATAATTGGAGGGTTAAAGCCAGGAGAAAAAATGCCTTCCATAAGGGAGTTGTCAAAGATGCTTACAATCAATCCGAACACTGTCAGCAAAGCATATGCAGAACTTGAACGTCAAAGGCTTATCGAGACAATATCGGGAAAGGGAACTTTTGTATCGGCAAATTACAAGCCTAAGGTGGATGAAGATAGACTTCAGAAGCTTTTAGGAGTTTTAAGGGATGCAGTAATTGAGGCTCACTACATGGGGATTGATAAAAACAAAATAACCGAAATTATCAATGGGATATATAACGATATTGAAAGGTAG
- a CDS encoding ABC transporter ATP-binding protein, with protein MINVCGVYKEIEGTKILKDINLSIKKGTILGLIGPNGAGKTTLIKILTGIWQADEGSVTYNDSSIFDNKEVKRNIGYVPDFCHYYENFKVKELIEFYKLAYVRFDEKRFDELNNLLEISKAKRVSSLSKGTKAKLMLALNLSINPEYLILDEPTSGLDPIAKRKFVEIILDEVSERNTTVLISTHNLADVEQICDSIAIINSGQIKYNGTVDDIKQKVTKLQVVFLNGFSREAFGDEILDVKNVGSVYYIVTKEHSKEFEEKLRANGATLVEEVDLSLEEIFIYSYGRGE; from the coding sequence ATGATTAACGTTTGTGGGGTTTATAAAGAAATAGAAGGCACGAAAATACTTAAAGATATAAATCTCAGTATTAAGAAGGGCACTATTTTAGGACTTATAGGTCCTAATGGTGCAGGCAAGACAACTCTTATAAAGATTCTTACAGGGATATGGCAGGCCGACGAGGGAAGTGTAACTTATAATGATTCTTCTATCTTTGACAACAAGGAGGTTAAAAGAAATATAGGCTATGTGCCTGATTTTTGCCATTATTATGAAAACTTCAAAGTTAAAGAACTTATAGAATTTTATAAATTAGCTTATGTAAGGTTTGATGAAAAAAGATTTGATGAATTAAACAATTTATTGGAAATCTCAAAAGCTAAAAGAGTAAGCAGCCTTTCAAAGGGAACAAAGGCAAAACTTATGCTTGCACTTAACCTTTCTATAAATCCAGAATACCTGATATTAGATGAGCCAACTTCCGGACTTGATCCTATTGCGAAAAGAAAATTTGTTGAAATAATATTAGATGAAGTATCCGAAAGGAATACTACGGTTTTGATATCTACTCATAATCTTGCAGATGTAGAGCAAATATGCGACAGTATAGCCATTATAAATAGCGGGCAGATAAAGTATAATGGAACGGTTGATGACATCAAGCAAAAGGTAACAAAGCTGCAGGTTGTATTTTTAAATGGGTTCTCGAGGGAAGCGTTTGGAGATGAAATTCTTGATGTAAAAAACGTAGGAAGTGTTTATTATATTGTAACTAAAGAACACTCAAAAGAATTTGAAGAGAAATTGAGAGCTAATGGTGCTACTTTGGTGGAAGAAGTAGATTTAAGCCTTGAAGAAATTTTTATATATTCTTATGGTAGGGGGGAATAA
- a CDS encoding ABC-2 transporter permease, translated as MKLINKALLYRDWKYSKWFIPILFLEIFRIIIPSFSRDEYGRIVLDIFMNKSNGLGGTVLTALTLAVMASVLFSFDRNFTSYSFSASMPFSRREIVISKWLVGFYNVFFPSFSVYVIENIILILNHNWGEHFLTITYSYIAYLLFLFCILGFILMVQSMNGTVFVGGLISIVFAAIPITIMHIIENIYMRYNEMFIVPSFIKNTREPVWLMLDFLKSLFGLDITTDESALQFLDGSVIAEVENYMSYMRYWAPAKIIIYLAAIVLMFIFSLKLFNKSRLELTGRITTVESCNKLYKAIMAFYFGFLLHTLYLAIAGSIAFRLDIVIIFCVIIPIPLYILIGRVIKIYNRRFS; from the coding sequence ATGAAATTAATTAACAAAGCACTTCTTTATAGGGATTGGAAATATTCAAAGTGGTTTATTCCAATACTCTTTTTAGAAATATTCAGGATTATTATTCCGAGTTTTTCTCGGGATGAATATGGAAGAATTGTGCTGGATATTTTTATGAATAAAAGTAATGGACTTGGTGGAACAGTCTTGACAGCTTTAACACTAGCGGTTATGGCTTCGGTTTTATTCTCCTTTGACAGAAATTTTACCAGTTACTCTTTTTCAGCAAGTATGCCTTTTAGTAGAAGAGAAATTGTAATTAGCAAATGGTTGGTAGGATTCTATAATGTGTTTTTTCCCAGTTTTTCTGTTTATGTGATAGAGAATATAATTTTAATACTTAATCATAATTGGGGCGAACATTTTTTAACTATTACATATAGCTATATTGCCTATTTGCTGTTTTTATTTTGTATACTTGGTTTTATTTTAATGGTTCAGTCTATGAATGGAACAGTATTTGTGGGAGGACTTATAAGTATTGTTTTTGCAGCTATTCCAATTACTATCATGCATATTATAGAAAATATTTACATGCGCTATAATGAAATGTTTATAGTACCTTCATTTATAAAAAATACACGTGAGCCAGTCTGGTTGATGCTTGATTTTTTGAAGAGCCTTTTTGGACTGGATATTACAACGGATGAGTCGGCGCTTCAATTTTTAGATGGAAGTGTAATTGCTGAAGTGGAGAATTATATGAGTTATATGCGTTATTGGGCTCCAGCAAAAATAATTATATACCTGGCGGCTATTGTTTTAATGTTTATATTTTCATTAAAGCTATTTAATAAGTCGAGGCTTGAACTAACCGGAAGAATAACAACGGTTGAAAGCTGCAATAAGTTATATAAAGCGATCATGGCATTTTACTTCGGTTTTCTATTACATACATTATACCTTGCAATAGCCGGGAGTATTGCTTTCAGGCTGGATATTGTAATTATATTCTGTGTTATAATTCCTATTCCGCTATACATTCTGATAGGCAGGGTTATAAAGATATATAATAGACGTTTTTCATAG
- a CDS encoding ankyrin repeat domain-containing protein yields the protein MKKFAFVLTIIYFIAISSSIVYPSLSTEIISIVKSENIEKLKYQLQINKDKELVRTSLFYAIDNQKVNAVKILIDHVDNIDYEATFGRLGTLLDAAISVGNMEIVNMLIDKGANINKVDSMKVTPLQKAIAVRNYTLACELVDRGADLTKGEYKFEGVSDVWEKEDKEKAERLVRIAVENTDVNKSENIIGFYQMAVYIKNYELLDVLIEKYHEQSYLEKALKTAVIGKDIEMMDYIIGKGGNVNSEEIYSLSSWLSNTENFDMLKHLIIRYGYIDNKIASQVFMRALWSDDIDAARFLLENGLDVKELPVEGHSPILVAINKCKPEVVKLLLEYNVPIEVKRDDGKDVFEVLSEIREKNVDWFDFENKKNMDSIYNMLKEYSENKKENLL from the coding sequence GTGAAGAAGTTTGCTTTTGTTTTAACTATAATATATTTTATAGCTATCTCAAGTTCTATAGTGTATCCCTCTTTATCAACGGAAATAATAAGCATCGTAAAATCTGAAAATATAGAAAAACTTAAGTATCAGTTGCAAATAAACAAAGATAAAGAGTTAGTACGTACATCATTGTTCTATGCAATAGATAATCAAAAAGTTAATGCAGTTAAAATACTTATTGATCATGTGGATAACATTGATTATGAAGCTACTTTTGGCAGGTTGGGGACTCTTCTTGATGCGGCAATATCTGTTGGCAATATGGAAATTGTAAATATGTTAATTGATAAAGGGGCAAATATAAATAAAGTAGATAGTATGAAGGTGACTCCACTGCAAAAAGCGATTGCGGTAAGGAATTATACTTTGGCTTGTGAATTGGTTGACAGAGGTGCAGACCTTACTAAGGGAGAGTACAAATTTGAAGGAGTAAGTGACGTCTGGGAAAAGGAGGATAAAGAAAAGGCAGAGAGACTTGTAAGAATAGCTGTAGAAAATACAGATGTGAATAAAAGTGAAAACATAATAGGCTTTTACCAAATGGCAGTTTATATTAAGAACTATGAACTTCTTGATGTTCTCATTGAGAAATATCATGAACAAAGCTATTTGGAGAAAGCATTGAAGACAGCTGTAATTGGAAAGGATATTGAAATGATGGATTATATTATCGGTAAAGGAGGAAATGTAAATTCTGAAGAAATTTACAGTCTTTCATCCTGGTTGAGTAATACAGAAAATTTTGATATGTTAAAACATCTTATTATAAGATATGGTTATATTGACAATAAGATAGCTTCCCAAGTATTTATGAGAGCGTTGTGGAGTGATGATATAGATGCGGCCAGATTCCTTTTGGAAAATGGGCTTGATGTAAAAGAGTTACCTGTTGAAGGTCATTCACCTATTTTAGTTGCAATAAATAAATGTAAGCCTGAAGTTGTGAAACTTCTTCTTGAGTATAATGTTCCTATAGAGGTTAAGAGGGATGATGGAAAGGATGTATTTGAAGTTTTGAGTGAAATAAGGGAAAAAAATGTTGATTGGTTTGATTTTGAAAATAAGAAAAATATGGATAGTATTTACAATATGTTAAAGGAATACAGTGAAAACAAAAAGGAAAATTTGCTATAA